In Clostridium swellfunianum, a genomic segment contains:
- a CDS encoding ABC transporter ATP-binding protein: MDNFIEFRNVKKIYKMGEVEIEALAGVDFSINKGEFVIIAGASGAGKSTILNILGGMDSLTSGDIFVDGAVISKYNSKELITYRRHDVGFVFQFYNLVPNLTAKENVELASQISKNPLDIDQVIADVGLEDRKINFPAQLSGGEQQRVAIARALAKNPKLLLCDEPTGALDYKTGKAILKLLQDTCRNTGTTVVIITHNLALTSIGNRVIKVKSGKIDSITVNETPMDVERVEW, from the coding sequence ATGGATAATTTTATTGAGTTTCGGAATGTTAAGAAAATCTATAAGATGGGTGAGGTGGAAATAGAAGCTCTTGCAGGGGTTGATTTTTCAATTAATAAGGGTGAGTTTGTTATAATTGCAGGTGCTAGCGGTGCAGGAAAAAGTACTATCTTAAACATCCTCGGTGGAATGGATAGTCTGACCTCAGGGGATATATTTGTTGATGGAGCAGTTATTAGTAAGTATAATTCAAAGGAACTAATAACATATCGTCGTCATGACGTGGGCTTTGTGTTTCAATTTTATAATTTAGTTCCTAACCTTACGGCAAAGGAAAATGTAGAATTAGCATCACAGATAAGCAAAAATCCTTTGGATATTGATCAGGTTATTGCTGACGTGGGACTTGAAGACAGAAAAATTAACTTTCCTGCACAGCTATCTGGCGGCGAGCAGCAGAGGGTGGCTATTGCTAGAGCATTAGCTAAAAACCCTAAGCTTTTATTATGTGATGAACCAACAGGAGCATTGGATTATAAAACAGGAAAGGCTATTTTGAAGCTGCTGCAGGATACGTGTAGAAACACAGGAACTACAGTAGTTATTATTACCCACAACTTGGCACTTACATCAATAGGCAACAGAGTTATAAAAGTAAAGAGCGGAAAAATTGATTCTATTACAGTGAATGAAACCCCAATGGATGTTGAAAGGGTGGAATGGTAA
- a CDS encoding 4'-phosphopantetheinyl transferase family protein: MLGRKLVAHGLLIEKGIKYSSETVVKNPWGKPSLKNYPNIYYNISHSMELAACIISDTNIVGIDVEKIREFSSHAARRVCSSEELNRVYLSNDSKREFFRYWTLKESYIKAIGKGISYPMRNVNFNIQANGEILCNIPDCSFLLLEDIENYITAICYLYRFN, from the coding sequence ATGTTAGGAAGGAAGCTAGTAGCTCATGGACTTCTGATAGAAAAAGGAATAAAGTACAGCAGTGAGACTGTAGTTAAAAATCCATGGGGTAAACCAAGCCTTAAAAACTATCCTAATATCTATTATAATATCAGCCACAGTATGGAGCTTGCAGCCTGTATTATTTCTGACACAAATATTGTAGGTATTGATGTAGAAAAGATTCGAGAGTTTAGCTCACATGCTGCAAGAAGAGTATGCAGCAGTGAAGAACTGAATAGAGTCTATTTAAGCAATGATTCAAAGAGAGAATTCTTCCGTTATTGGACATTAAAGGAGAGCTACATCAAAGCTATAGGTAAAGGAATTTCATATCCTATGAGAAATGTTAATTTTAATATTCAAGCAAATGGAGAAATTTTGTGTAATATACCTGATTGCAGCTTTTTATTGCTGGAGGATATAGAGAACTATATTACAGCGATTTGTTATTTATATAGATTCAATTAG
- a CDS encoding acyl carrier protein: MLNLIRRTVIEFVDVDEETITEETHFIRDLHLTSYDIVSIIGRIEDDLGVEIPDREIRDLETVGDLIKYLNNKIH; encoded by the coding sequence ATGCTTAACTTGATTAGAAGAACAGTTATTGAGTTTGTAGATGTAGATGAAGAAACCATTACAGAAGAAACACATTTTATAAGGGACCTTCACTTAACCTCCTATGATATTGTAAGTATTATTGGAAGGATTGAAGATGATTTAGGTGTAGAAATTCCGGATAGAGAAATACGTGATTTAGAAACTGTTGGTGACTTAATTAAATACTTAAACAACAAAATACATTGA
- a CDS encoding AMP-binding protein encodes MGKRFYETEKLRDIRVLLKRGARLYSDRIAYKEVGPKKQIYEYKYSQLESDVDALGTKLLQMGMKGYHIAVLGENSYAWVVSYLTVVNGVGVVIPMDKELTDEDICKLIVQSDTDAIICSDTFAQSVKNILSACPNVKHCIVMNPKKEYPEFFNMKDLTNEGKELIEKGSREYLDADIDVEAVCEIVFTSGTTGANKGVMLSHKSIMAVVHGALSLIDARGISFSVLPINHTYECSCHILGGIYSGITVCFNDSLKRVVDNMKLFKPNMTLMVPLFVESMYKKIWKEAEKNNLDKHLRYGIKVSNLIRKIGIDARRLFFKPVLKSFGGNLNQIVCGGAPLREEIIKGLSDFGIEILNGYGITECGPLVSTNSFIKKKPGSVGRIIPDCQVRIYDPQKRGYGEIQVKGDNVMLGYYKDEENTKLSFTEDGWLKTGDLGYIDKHNFLYINGREKNLIILSNGKNVHPEEIEDIITEKLNYVKEVVVYAPSSVDDFSECINAAVYIDEEFLTSNGIASARDKLNNDIRLLNRNLPAYKRIADVFISESEFEKTTTKKIKRALILERSLEHA; translated from the coding sequence ATGGGTAAAAGGTTTTATGAAACAGAAAAATTAAGGGATATTAGAGTTTTACTAAAGCGAGGAGCCAGGCTCTATTCAGATAGAATTGCCTATAAGGAAGTAGGACCTAAGAAGCAGATTTATGAATACAAATACAGCCAACTAGAAAGTGATGTAGATGCTTTAGGTACTAAACTCCTTCAAATGGGAATGAAGGGGTATCACATAGCCGTTTTAGGTGAAAATTCTTACGCTTGGGTTGTAAGTTACCTTACTGTAGTAAACGGGGTAGGTGTAGTAATTCCTATGGACAAGGAGCTAACAGATGAAGATATTTGTAAGCTTATTGTGCAAAGTGATACAGATGCGATTATATGCTCTGATACCTTTGCTCAATCTGTGAAAAATATCCTTTCAGCATGTCCAAATGTTAAACACTGCATTGTGATGAACCCTAAAAAGGAATATCCTGAGTTTTTTAACATGAAAGACCTCACTAATGAAGGAAAAGAACTAATTGAAAAAGGAAGTAGAGAATATTTGGACGCTGATATTGATGTAGAGGCTGTCTGTGAAATAGTTTTTACTTCAGGAACAACGGGTGCGAATAAGGGAGTCATGCTTAGTCATAAGAGCATAATGGCTGTGGTGCATGGAGCATTATCTCTTATTGATGCAAGAGGAATAAGCTTTTCAGTACTTCCAATAAACCACACTTATGAATGCAGCTGTCATATCCTGGGAGGGATATATAGCGGCATAACAGTATGCTTTAATGATAGTTTGAAAAGAGTAGTAGATAATATGAAGCTTTTTAAACCAAATATGACTCTTATGGTACCGCTATTTGTAGAGTCTATGTATAAAAAAATTTGGAAGGAAGCTGAAAAGAACAATTTGGATAAGCATCTTAGATACGGAATAAAGGTTAGTAATTTAATTAGAAAGATAGGAATAGATGCAAGGCGGCTCTTTTTTAAGCCTGTTTTAAAAAGCTTTGGAGGGAATTTAAACCAGATTGTGTGCGGGGGAGCTCCTTTAAGAGAGGAGATTATCAAAGGCCTAAGTGATTTCGGTATAGAAATACTCAATGGATATGGAATTACTGAGTGCGGACCGCTGGTATCTACTAACTCCTTTATAAAGAAAAAGCCAGGTTCAGTAGGACGCATTATCCCGGATTGCCAGGTTCGAATTTATGATCCTCAGAAGAGGGGGTATGGAGAAATCCAAGTTAAAGGCGACAATGTTATGCTGGGATATTATAAAGATGAGGAGAATACAAAGTTATCTTTTACTGAGGATGGTTGGCTTAAGACCGGTGATCTAGGTTATATTGATAAGCATAATTTTCTGTATATTAATGGAAGAGAAAAAAATTTAATAATCTTGTCTAATGGTAAAAATGTTCATCCAGAGGAGATAGAGGATATAATCACTGAAAAACTAAACTATGTAAAGGAAGTAGTTGTATATGCACCTTCTTCGGTGGATGATTTTTCAGAGTGTATTAATGCAGCGGTATACATTGATGAAGAATTTCTTACTTCAAATGGTATAGCTAGCGCCAGAGACAAGCTTAACAATGATATTAGACTCCTAAATAGAAATCTTCCTGCATATAAAAGGATAGCAGATGTTTTTATAAGTGAGTCGGAATTTGAAAAAACAACTACTAAAAAAATAAAAAGAGCATTGATCTTAGAAAGGAGTCTGGAACATGCTTAA
- a CDS encoding LysM peptidoglycan-binding domain-containing protein, producing the protein MYRQLPRVPKSCPPAFLGRYTVLPGDTFFNLAQMFRVRIEALAVNNPHIPNLNILYVGDVLCVPGFIPYPCCTLLRPRGRVPFGTGGTAYVNFGPRGGQSVSFMATLPQPTVFGSFDSYTGEIFIPTIGGFGNQLFATPEDPPTWSVRIDLPTAASILPNSRVVIRPYNSRTGASGAGVLEGIILGGNCQAQQ; encoded by the coding sequence ATGTATAGGCAGCTGCCTAGAGTCCCAAAGTCTTGTCCCCCAGCATTTCTTGGACGATATACTGTACTTCCGGGAGACACTTTCTTTAACCTTGCACAAATGTTCAGAGTAAGAATAGAAGCACTTGCAGTAAACAACCCTCATATTCCAAATCTAAACATACTATATGTAGGGGATGTACTTTGCGTTCCGGGGTTCATACCTTACCCCTGTTGTACCCTCTTACGACCCAGAGGACGCGTACCCTTTGGAACAGGTGGAACAGCTTATGTAAACTTTGGCCCCAGAGGTGGTCAATCAGTTAGCTTTATGGCAACATTGCCGCAGCCTACTGTATTCGGCAGCTTTGACAGTTATACAGGTGAAATATTTATACCCACCATCGGAGGCTTTGGAAATCAGCTATTTGCTACTCCAGAAGACCCTCCAACCTGGTCTGTCAGGATAGACCTTCCTACTGCTGCATCAATTTTGCCAAACTCAAGAGTAGTAATACGTCCTTATAATTCAAGAACTGGCGCATCAGGTGCAGGTGTCTTAGAAGGTATAATCCTTGGTGGAAATTGCCAGGCACAGCAGTAA